In Mycobacterium tuberculosis H37Rv, a single window of DNA contains:
- a CDS encoding integral membrane protein, with product MRVPSQWMISSRVTVAWNIVGYLVYAALAFVGGFAVWFSLFFAMATDGCHDSACDASYHVFPAMVTMWIGVGAVLLLTLVVMVRNSSRGNVVIGWPFVGLLALGLVYVAADAVLH from the coding sequence GTGCGCGTGCCCTCGCAGTGGATGATCTCATCCCGGGTAACGGTAGCCTGGAACATCGTCGGCTACCTCGTGTATGCGGCCCTGGCTTTTGTCGGCGGGTTTGCGGTTTGGTTCTCCTTATTCTTCGCGATGGCCACCGATGGTTGTCACGACTCAGCTTGCGACGCAAGCTATCACGTGTTCCCGGCCATGGTCACCATGTGGATCGGAGTTGGCGCGGTCTTGCTGCTCACCTTGGTGGTCATGGTTCGCAACTCGTCGCGAGGCAACGTCGTGATCGGATGGCCTTTTGTTGGGTTGTTGGCGCTTGGCCTTGTCTACGTGGCTGCCGATGCGGTCTTGCACTGA
- the ctpV gene encoding copper-exporting ATPase — MRVCVTGFNVDAVRAVAIEETVSQVTGVHAVHAYPRTASVVIWYSPELGDTAAVLSAITKAQHVPAELVPARAPHSAGVRGVGVVRKITGGIRRMLSRPPGVDKPLKASRCGGRPRGPVRGSASWPGEQNRRERRTWLPRVWLALPLGLLALGSSMFFGAYPWAGWLAFAATLPVQFVAGWPILRGAVQQARALTSNMDTLIALGTLTAFVYSTYQLFAGGPLFFDTSALIIAFVVLGRHLEARATGKASEAISKLLELGAKEATLLVDGQELLVPVDQVQVGDLVRVRPGEKIPVDGEVTDGRAAVDESMLTGESVPVEKTAGDRVAGATVNLDGLLTVRATAVGADTALAQIVRLVEQAQGDKAPVQRLADRVSAVFVPAVIGVAVATFAGWTLIAANPVAGMTAAVAVLIIACPCALGLATPTAIMVGTGRGAELGILVKGGEVLEASKKIDTVVFDKTGTLTRARMRVTDVIAGQRRQPDQVLRLAAAVESGSEHPIGAAIVAAAHERGLAIPAANAFTAVAGHGVRAQVNGGPVVVGRRKLVDEQHLVLPDHLAAAAVEQEERGRTAVFVGQDGQVVGVLAVADTVKDDAADVVGRLHAMGLQVAMITGDNARTAAAIAKQVGIEKVLAEVLPQDKVAEVRRLQDQGRVVAMVGDGVNDAPALVQADLGIAIGTGTDVAIEASDITLMSGRLDGVVRAIELSRQTLRTIYQNLGWAFGYNTAAIPLAALGALNPVVAGAAMGFSSVSVVTNSLRLRRFGRDGRTA, encoded by the coding sequence ATGCGCGTGTGCGTCACCGGGTTCAATGTCGATGCGGTTCGGGCCGTCGCGATTGAGGAGACGGTCTCCCAAGTGACCGGGGTGCACGCCGTGCACGCCTATCCGCGAACAGCGTCGGTGGTGATCTGGTACTCGCCAGAGCTCGGTGACACCGCCGCCGTGCTGTCGGCGATCACCAAAGCGCAGCACGTCCCGGCAGAATTGGTGCCCGCCCGTGCCCCGCACTCAGCGGGTGTGCGCGGCGTGGGCGTGGTGCGGAAAATCACCGGCGGGATCCGCCGCATGCTAAGTCGCCCGCCGGGCGTCGACAAGCCCCTGAAGGCGTCGCGTTGCGGCGGCCGCCCGCGCGGGCCGGTCCGCGGGAGCGCCTCGTGGCCGGGCGAGCAGAACCGGCGCGAGCGGCGGACGTGGTTGCCGCGGGTGTGGTTGGCCTTGCCGTTGGGGCTACTGGCGCTGGGTTCGTCAATGTTCTTCGGTGCTTACCCGTGGGCGGGGTGGCTGGCCTTCGCCGCGACGCTGCCGGTGCAATTCGTGGCCGGGTGGCCGATTCTGCGGGGGGCGGTGCAACAGGCGCGGGCGTTGACCTCGAACATGGACACGCTGATCGCGCTGGGTACGCTGACCGCGTTTGTCTACTCCACGTATCAGTTGTTTGCCGGTGGACCTCTGTTCTTCGACACCTCGGCGCTGATCATCGCGTTCGTGGTGTTGGGCCGCCATCTCGAGGCCAGAGCAACCGGAAAAGCGTCCGAGGCGATCAGCAAGCTGCTGGAGCTGGGCGCCAAGGAAGCCACGCTGCTTGTCGACGGCCAAGAGCTCCTGGTGCCGGTCGATCAGGTCCAAGTCGGAGACCTGGTGCGGGTGCGGCCCGGAGAGAAGATCCCGGTCGACGGTGAGGTCACCGATGGGCGCGCCGCCGTCGACGAGTCGATGCTCACCGGCGAATCCGTCCCGGTCGAGAAGACGGCGGGTGACCGCGTTGCCGGCGCAACGGTCAACCTCGACGGGCTGTTGACCGTGCGCGCCACCGCCGTCGGGGCAGACACCGCGCTGGCGCAGATTGTGCGACTGGTCGAGCAGGCACAGGGCGACAAGGCGCCGGTGCAGCGGCTGGCCGACCGGGTTTCGGCGGTGTTTGTCCCGGCCGTCATCGGCGTTGCCGTCGCGACCTTTGCGGGATGGACCCTGATCGCCGCCAACCCGGTGGCTGGTATGACCGCCGCGGTCGCGGTGCTGATCATCGCGTGCCCGTGTGCGTTGGGCCTGGCTACCCCCACGGCCATCATGGTCGGCACCGGCCGGGGCGCCGAACTGGGGATCCTGGTCAAGGGAGGCGAGGTGCTGGAAGCGTCGAAGAAGATCGACACCGTGGTGTTCGACAAGACCGGCACCCTCACCCGCGCCCGGATGCGGGTGACCGATGTGATTGCCGGCCAGCGGCGCCAGCCTGATCAGGTGCTGCGGCTCGCCGCCGCGGTCGAATCGGGCTCCGAACACCCCATCGGTGCGGCGATCGTTGCCGCTGCACACGAGCGCGGGTTGGCGATACCGGCCGCCAATGCGTTCACCGCCGTCGCCGGGCACGGGGTGCGGGCGCAGGTCAACGGCGGGCCGGTGGTGGTCGGACGGCGCAAGCTCGTCGACGAACAACATTTGGTTCTGCCCGACCACCTCGCTGCGGCGGCCGTGGAGCAGGAAGAGCGCGGCCGCACCGCGGTGTTCGTCGGCCAAGACGGCCAGGTTGTGGGTGTGCTCGCGGTAGCGGACACGGTCAAAGACGACGCCGCGGACGTGGTCGGTCGGCTGCACGCCATGGGGCTACAGGTAGCCATGATCACCGGCGACAACGCCCGCACGGCTGCCGCGATCGCCAAGCAGGTCGGCATCGAGAAGGTGCTGGCCGAGGTGTTGCCGCAGGACAAGGTAGCTGAGGTTCGGCGGCTGCAGGACCAGGGCCGGGTGGTCGCGATGGTGGGTGACGGCGTCAACGACGCGCCCGCCTTGGTACAAGCCGATCTGGGCATTGCGATCGGCACCGGTACCGACGTGGCCATCGAGGCCTCCGACATCACGCTAATGTCCGGCCGGCTCGATGGTGTCGTGCGCGCGATCGAACTCTCCAGGCAGACCCTGCGCACCATCTACCAGAATCTCGGCTGGGCCTTCGGCTACAACACCGCCGCGATCCCACTGGCCGCGCTGGGCGCGCTGAACCCGGTCGTGGCGGGCGCGGCGATGGGGTTCTCCTCGGTCAGCGTGGTGACCAACTCACTGCGGTTACGCCGCTTCGGCCGCGACGGCCGAACCGCATGA
- a CDS encoding magnesium chelatase, with protein sequence MSPSNLPRTVGELRAAGHRERGVKQEIRENLLTALADGDNVWPGILGFDDTVIPQVERALIAGHDFVLLGERGQGKTRLLRALAGLLDEWTPVIAGAELGEHPYTPITPESIRRAAQLGDDLPVAWKHRSERYTEKLATPDTSVADLVGDVDPIKVAEGRSLGDPETIAYGLIPRAHRGIVAVNELPDLAERIQVSMLNVMEERDIQVRGYTLRLPLDVLVVASANPEDYTNRGRIITPIKDRFGAEIRTHYPLELEAEMGVIVQEAHLSAQVSDYLMQVLARFARYLRESRSIDQRSGVSARFAIAAAETVAAAARHRGAVLGETDPVARVVDLGTVIDVLRGKLEFESGEEGREQAVLEHLLRRATADTASRVLGGIDVGSLVTAVEGGSAVTTGERVSAKDVLAAVPGLPVVDRIARKLGAESEGERAAALELALEALYLAKRVDKVCGEGQTVYG encoded by the coding sequence ATGTCACCCAGTAACCTGCCCCGCACCGTGGGCGAGCTGCGTGCCGCCGGTCATCGGGAACGGGGGGTCAAGCAGGAAATCCGGGAAAATCTGCTGACCGCGCTGGCCGACGGCGACAACGTCTGGCCGGGCATCCTGGGTTTCGACGACACCGTGATTCCCCAGGTGGAGCGGGCCTTGATCGCCGGTCACGACTTTGTCCTGCTCGGCGAACGCGGCCAGGGCAAGACCCGGCTGCTGCGCGCACTCGCGGGTCTGCTGGACGAGTGGACGCCGGTGATCGCCGGCGCCGAACTGGGCGAGCACCCCTACACGCCGATCACGCCGGAGTCGATCCGGCGGGCCGCGCAGCTCGGCGACGACCTACCGGTGGCGTGGAAGCACCGCAGCGAGCGCTACACCGAGAAGCTGGCCACCCCCGACACCAGCGTCGCCGACCTGGTCGGCGACGTCGACCCGATCAAGGTTGCCGAGGGCCGCAGCCTCGGGGATCCCGAAACCATCGCCTACGGGCTCATCCCGCGGGCGCACCGCGGCATCGTCGCGGTCAACGAGCTGCCCGACCTCGCCGAACGCATCCAGGTGTCGATGCTCAACGTCATGGAGGAGCGCGACATCCAGGTCCGCGGCTACACGCTGCGGCTGCCGCTGGATGTGTTGGTGGTCGCCAGCGCCAACCCCGAGGACTACACCAACCGTGGCCGCATCATCACGCCCATCAAGGACCGGTTCGGCGCCGAGATCCGCACCCACTACCCACTGGAGCTGGAGGCGGAGATGGGCGTCATCGTCCAGGAGGCGCACCTGAGTGCACAGGTGTCCGACTACCTGATGCAGGTGCTCGCGCGGTTTGCCCGTTACCTGCGAGAATCCCGCTCGATCGATCAGCGCTCCGGGGTGTCGGCGCGGTTTGCCATCGCAGCGGCCGAAACCGTGGCGGCTGCCGCCCGGCACCGCGGGGCGGTGCTGGGGGAGACAGACCCGGTGGCCCGGGTGGTCGATTTGGGCACGGTGATCGACGTGCTGCGCGGCAAGCTGGAATTCGAGTCCGGCGAGGAGGGCCGCGAACAGGCGGTGCTCGAGCATCTGTTGCGTCGCGCCACCGCCGATACCGCGTCCCGGGTGCTGGGCGGTATCGACGTTGGCTCGTTGGTGACCGCGGTCGAGGGCGGTTCGGCGGTGACGACGGGCGAGCGGGTCTCGGCCAAGGATGTGCTGGCGGCGGTGCCGGGCCTGCCGGTGGTGGACAGGATCGCGCGCAAGCTGGGCGCCGAATCCGAGGGGGAGCGTGCCGCGGCACTGGAACTGGCGTTGGAGGCGCTATACCTGGCCAAGCGCGTTGACAAGGTCTGCGGGGAGGGCCAGACCGTCTATGGCTAA
- the csoR gene encoding copper-sensing transcriptional repressor CsoR, translating into MSKELTAKKRAALNRLKTVRGHLDGIVRMLESDAYCVDVMKQISAVQSSLERANRVMLHNHLETCFSTAVLDGHGQAAIEELIDAVKFTPALTGPHARLGGAAVGESATEEPMPDASNM; encoded by the coding sequence ATGAGCAAGGAATTGACCGCAAAGAAGCGCGCGGCGCTGAACCGGCTGAAGACGGTTCGGGGCCATCTTGACGGAATCGTTCGGATGCTGGAGTCCGACGCCTACTGCGTGGACGTGATGAAGCAGATTTCAGCGGTTCAGTCCTCGCTGGAGCGGGCCAACCGGGTGATGCTGCACAACCACTTGGAGACGTGCTTTTCCACGGCGGTGCTGGATGGTCATGGGCAAGCGGCCATCGAAGAGCTCATTGATGCCGTCAAATTCACGCCGGCGCTGACCGGTCCACACGCGCGGCTCGGCGGTGCCGCGGTCGGCGAGTCGGCCACCGAGGAGCCGATGCCGGATGCCAGCAACATGTGA
- the lprP gene encoding lipoprotein LprP translates to MKRTSRSLTAALLGIAALLAGCIKPNTFDPYANPGRGELDRRQKIVNGRPDLETVQQQLANLDATIRAMIAKYSPQTRFSTGVTVSHLTNGCNDPFTRTIGRQEASELFFGRPAPTPQQWLQIVTELAPVFKAAGFRPNNSVPGDPPQPLGAPNYSQIRDDGVTINLVNGDNRGPLGYSYNTGCHPPAAWRTAPPPLNMRPANDPDVHYPYLYGSPGGRTRDAY, encoded by the coding sequence ATGAAGCGAACATCCCGCAGCCTGACCGCGGCGCTCCTCGGCATCGCCGCACTGCTGGCCGGGTGTATCAAACCCAATACGTTCGACCCTTACGCCAATCCCGGGCGGGGCGAGCTGGACCGCCGGCAGAAAATCGTCAACGGACGACCCGATCTTGAGACAGTCCAGCAGCAGCTCGCCAACCTCGACGCCACCATCAGGGCGATGATCGCGAAATATTCACCGCAGACCCGGTTCTCAACAGGCGTCACAGTGAGCCATCTCACCAACGGCTGCAACGACCCGTTCACCCGCACCATCGGTCGACAAGAGGCAAGCGAGTTATTCTTTGGCCGTCCAGCGCCCACTCCGCAGCAATGGCTGCAAATTGTCACCGAGCTAGCCCCGGTGTTCAAGGCGGCGGGTTTTCGGCCCAACAACTCCGTACCCGGCGACCCGCCACAGCCGCTGGGCGCCCCGAATTACTCTCAAATCCGCGATGACGGCGTCACGATAAACCTCGTCAATGGCGACAACCGCGGCCCACTCGGCTACTCCTACAACACCGGTTGCCATCCCCCGGCCGCCTGGCGCACCGCGCCGCCACCGCTGAACATGCGACCGGCCAACGACCCCGACGTGCACTACCCGTACCTGTACGGATCCCCCGGCGGCCGAACCCGCGACGCCTACTGA
- the fadE12 gene encoding acyl-CoA dehydrogenase fadE12 has translation MTDTSFIESEERQALRKAVASWVANYGHEYYLDKARKHEHTSELWAEAGKLGFLGVNLPEEYGGGGAGMYELSLVMEEMAAAGSALLLMVVSPAINGTIIAKFGTDDQKKRWLPGIADGSLTMAFAITEPDAGSNSHKITTTARRDGSDWIIKGQKVFISGIDQAQAVLVVGRSEEAKTGKLRPALFVVPTDAPGFSYTPIEMELVSPERQFQVFLDDVRLPADALVGAEDAAIAQLFAGLNPERIMGAASAVGMGRFALGRAVDYVKTRKVWSTPIGAHQGLAHPLAQCHIEVELAKLMTQKAATLYDHGDDFGAAEAANMAKYAAAEASSRAVDQAVQSMGGNGLTKEYGVAAMMTSARLARIAPISREMVLNFVAQTSLGLPRSY, from the coding sequence GTGACAGACACCAGCTTTATCGAAAGCGAGGAACGTCAGGCGCTGCGCAAGGCGGTGGCCTCTTGGGTGGCCAACTATGGCCACGAGTACTACCTGGACAAGGCGCGCAAACACGAACACACCAGCGAGTTATGGGCCGAGGCAGGCAAACTCGGTTTTTTGGGGGTGAATCTGCCCGAAGAGTACGGCGGCGGCGGCGCAGGCATGTACGAACTGTCGCTGGTGATGGAGGAGATGGCCGCCGCCGGCTCGGCGCTGCTGCTGATGGTGGTGTCACCGGCCATCAACGGAACCATCATCGCCAAGTTCGGCACCGACGATCAGAAGAAGCGCTGGTTGCCGGGCATCGCCGACGGCTCGTTGACCATGGCGTTCGCCATCACCGAGCCCGACGCCGGCTCCAACTCACACAAGATCACCACCACCGCGCGTCGCGACGGCAGCGACTGGATCATCAAGGGCCAGAAAGTCTTTATTTCTGGCATCGACCAGGCGCAGGCGGTGCTGGTCGTGGGCCGCAGCGAGGAAGCCAAAACCGGCAAGCTACGCCCCGCGTTGTTCGTGGTGCCCACCGACGCTCCCGGGTTCAGCTACACCCCGATCGAGATGGAGCTGGTCAGCCCCGAACGCCAGTTCCAGGTTTTCCTCGACGACGTCCGGCTACCCGCCGATGCGCTGGTTGGAGCCGAAGACGCGGCGATCGCACAGCTTTTCGCGGGCCTGAACCCCGAGCGCATCATGGGTGCGGCTAGCGCGGTGGGCATGGGCCGGTTCGCACTCGGCAGGGCCGTCGACTACGTCAAAACCCGCAAGGTGTGGTCCACCCCGATCGGCGCGCACCAGGGCCTGGCACATCCGTTGGCGCAGTGCCACATTGAGGTCGAACTCGCCAAGCTGATGACCCAGAAAGCCGCCACACTCTACGACCATGGTGACGACTTCGGTGCGGCCGAGGCGGCCAACATGGCCAAATACGCTGCGGCCGAGGCATCCAGCCGCGCGGTCGATCAGGCCGTACAGTCGATGGGCGGCAACGGCCTCACCAAGGAATATGGCGTGGCAGCGATGATGACCTCGGCCCGCTTGGCGCGGATCGCCCCGATCAGCCGCGAGATGGTGCTGAACTTCGTTGCGCAGACATCGCTGGGTCTGCCCCGGTCCTACTGA
- the echA7 gene encoding enoyl-CoA hydratase EchA7 (enoyl hydrase (unsaturated acyl-CoA hydratase) (crotonase)) produces MDSPVDYAGPAACGGPFARLTLNSPHNRNALSSTLVSQLHQGLSAAEADPAVRLVVLGHTGGTFCAGADLSEAGGGGGDPYRMAVARAREMTALLRAIVESPLPVVGAINGHVRAGGFGLVGACDMVVAGPESTFALTEARIGVAPAIISLTLLPKLSPRAAARYYLTGEKFGAREAADIGLITMAADDVDAAVAALVADVGRGSPQGLAASKALTTAAVLEGFDRDAERLTEESARLFVSDEAREGMLAFLQKRPPRWVQPATMRAAD; encoded by the coding sequence ATGGACAGCCCCGTCGACTACGCTGGCCCGGCCGCCTGCGGCGGCCCCTTCGCCAGGCTGACACTGAACTCTCCGCACAACCGCAACGCGCTGTCGAGCACGCTGGTCAGCCAACTACATCAAGGGCTGAGTGCGGCCGAAGCAGATCCGGCGGTGCGGCTGGTCGTGCTGGGGCATACCGGCGGAACGTTCTGCGCCGGCGCGGACCTCAGCGAGGCCGGCGGTGGTGGTGGTGATCCGTACCGGATGGCGGTGGCGCGGGCGCGGGAAATGACGGCGCTGTTGCGCGCCATCGTCGAGTCGCCGCTGCCGGTGGTCGGCGCCATCAACGGGCATGTGCGGGCCGGCGGGTTCGGCCTGGTCGGTGCGTGCGACATGGTGGTCGCCGGACCGGAAAGCACGTTCGCGCTGACCGAGGCACGGATCGGGGTGGCACCGGCGATCATCTCGCTGACGCTGCTGCCCAAGCTTTCGCCGCGCGCCGCGGCCCGCTATTACCTGACCGGCGAGAAGTTCGGCGCCCGCGAAGCCGCCGACATCGGACTGATCACCATGGCGGCCGACGACGTGGACGCCGCGGTGGCCGCGCTGGTCGCCGACGTGGGCCGCGGCTCGCCACAAGGCCTGGCCGCGTCGAAGGCGCTGACCACGGCCGCCGTGCTCGAAGGGTTCGACCGCGACGCCGAACGCCTGACCGAGGAGTCGGCCAGGCTGTTCGTCTCCGACGAAGCGCGCGAAGGGATGCTGGCCTTCCTGCAGAAACGTCCGCCCCGCTGGGTCCAGCCGGCGACGATGCGGGCCGCTGACTAG
- the vapB9 gene encoding antitoxin VapB9 (part of toxin-antitoxin (TA) operon with Rv0960): MKTLYLRNVPDDVVERLERLAELAKTSVSAVAVRELTEASRRADNPALLGDLPDIGIDTTELIGGIDAERAGR; the protein is encoded by the coding sequence ATGAAGACGCTGTATCTGCGCAATGTGCCGGACGACGTGGTCGAGCGACTCGAGCGCCTCGCCGAACTCGCCAAGACGTCGGTGTCCGCGGTTGCTGTGCGTGAGCTCACCGAGGCTTCTCGCCGCGCCGACAATCCGGCGCTTCTTGGGGACTTGCCCGATATCGGCATCGACACGACCGAACTGATCGGTGGTATCGACGCCGAGCGCGCCGGTCGATGA
- the accA2 gene encoding acetyl/propionyl-CoA carboxylase subuit alpha (alternate gene name: bccA AccA2: biotin carboxylase + biotin carboxyl carrier protein (BCCP)) — protein MGITRVLVANRGEIARRVFATCRRLGLGTVAVYTDPDAAAPHVAEADARVRLPQTTDYLNAEAIIAAAQAAGADAVHPGYGFLSENAEFAAAVQEAGLTWVGPPVDAVRAMGSKIESKKLMAAAGVPVLEELDPDAVTTAQLPVLVKASAGGGGRGMRVVHELSALPAEVEAARREAQSAFGDPTVFCERYLPTGHHVEVQVMADTHGTVWAVGERECSIQRRHQKIIEEAPSPLVERVPGMRAKLFDAARLAASAIGYTGAGTVEFLADDSPGREGEFYFLEMNTRLQVEHPVTEETTGLDLVELQLMIADCGRLDTEPPPAQGYSIEARLYAEDPAHGWQPQAGVMHTIEVPGVRAQFDSLGQRTGIRLDSGIVDGSTVSIHYDPMLAKVVSYGATRRQAALVLADALVRARLHGLRTNRELLVNVLRHPAFLDGATDTGFFDTHGMAELSTPLADTATLRLSAIAAALADAEHNRASAGVFSSIPSGWRNLASGYQVKTYRDDADTEHRVEYRFTRTGLALPGDPVVQLVSADVDQVVLAQDGVAHGFTVARHGPDVYVDSARGPVHLVALSRFPEPSSAVEQGSLVAPMPGNVIRIGAEVGDTVTAGQPLIWLEAMKMEHTIAAPADGVLTHVSVNTGQQVEVGAILARVEAPQNGPAEGDSP, from the coding sequence ATGGGAATCACTCGAGTATTGGTTGCTAACCGCGGCGAGATCGCCCGGCGGGTGTTCGCCACCTGCCGCCGGCTGGGGCTCGGCACCGTCGCCGTCTACACAGACCCGGATGCCGCGGCACCGCATGTCGCCGAGGCCGACGCCCGGGTCCGGCTGCCGCAGACCACCGACTATCTGAACGCCGAGGCGATCATCGCGGCCGCGCAGGCAGCCGGAGCCGACGCGGTGCATCCCGGCTACGGATTCCTCTCGGAGAACGCCGAATTCGCGGCCGCCGTGCAGGAGGCCGGCCTAACCTGGGTCGGGCCACCGGTGGACGCGGTGCGCGCGATGGGCTCCAAAATCGAGTCCAAGAAGCTGATGGCCGCCGCCGGGGTGCCGGTGCTCGAGGAACTCGACCCCGACGCCGTCACCACCGCGCAGCTGCCGGTGCTGGTGAAGGCGTCGGCGGGCGGTGGCGGTCGCGGCATGCGAGTGGTTCACGAATTATCGGCCCTGCCGGCCGAAGTCGAAGCCGCGCGACGTGAAGCCCAATCCGCGTTCGGCGACCCGACCGTATTCTGCGAGCGCTACCTGCCCACCGGGCACCACGTCGAAGTGCAAGTCATGGCCGACACCCATGGCACCGTGTGGGCGGTCGGGGAACGGGAATGCTCGATTCAGCGCCGCCACCAGAAGATCATCGAAGAGGCACCGTCGCCGCTGGTGGAACGCGTACCGGGGATGCGGGCCAAGCTGTTCGACGCGGCCCGGCTGGCGGCCAGCGCGATCGGCTACACCGGGGCAGGCACGGTGGAGTTCCTCGCCGATGACTCACCTGGCCGGGAAGGTGAGTTCTACTTCCTGGAGATGAACACCCGGCTACAGGTCGAGCACCCGGTCACCGAAGAGACCACCGGGCTGGATCTGGTCGAACTGCAGCTCATGATTGCCGACTGCGGGCGACTCGACACCGAACCTCCCCCCGCCCAGGGATATTCGATCGAGGCCCGCCTCTACGCCGAGGATCCCGCGCATGGCTGGCAGCCACAGGCAGGCGTGATGCACACGATTGAGGTTCCGGGGGTTCGGGCGCAGTTCGACTCGTTGGGACAGCGGACCGGCATCCGGCTGGATTCCGGGATCGTCGACGGTTCCACAGTGTCGATCCACTACGACCCAATGCTGGCCAAGGTCGTCTCCTACGGTGCCACCCGCCGGCAGGCCGCGCTTGTGTTGGCCGATGCGCTGGTACGCGCCCGGCTGCACGGTCTGCGCACCAACCGTGAGCTCTTGGTCAACGTGCTGCGTCATCCGGCGTTCCTCGACGGCGCCACCGACACCGGGTTTTTCGACACGCACGGCATGGCCGAGTTGTCGACACCGCTGGCCGACACCGCGACCCTCCGGTTGTCGGCGATCGCCGCCGCGCTGGCCGACGCCGAGCACAATCGGGCGAGCGCGGGCGTGTTCAGCTCGATTCCCAGCGGCTGGCGCAACCTGGCCTCGGGCTATCAGGTCAAGACCTATCGTGACGACGCGGACACCGAACACCGCGTCGAATACCGGTTCACCAGAACGGGTCTGGCGCTTCCCGGCGATCCGGTGGTACAGCTGGTCTCGGCTGACGTGGACCAGGTGGTGCTCGCCCAGGACGGGGTCGCACACGGCTTCACGGTTGCCCGCCACGGCCCCGACGTCTACGTCGACTCGGCGCGCGGACCCGTTCACCTGGTGGCACTGTCACGCTTCCCCGAGCCGAGCTCGGCCGTCGAGCAAGGCTCGCTGGTGGCCCCCATGCCCGGCAACGTCATCCGGATCGGCGCCGAGGTTGGCGACACGGTCACGGCCGGTCAGCCGTTGATCTGGCTGGAGGCCATGAAGATGGAACACACCATCGCCGCGCCTGCCGACGGCGTGCTCACCCACGTCAGCGTCAACACGGGTCAACAGGTCGAAGTAGGCGCCATTCTCGCACGAGTAGAAGCACCTCAAAATGGCCCAGCAGAAGGAGATTCACCGTGA
- a CDS encoding integral membrane protein encodes MIHDLMLRWVVTGLFVLTAAECGLAIIAKRRPWTLIVNHGLHFAMAVAMAVMAWPWGARVPTTGPAVFFLLAAVWFGATAVVAVRGTATRGLYGYHGLMMLATAWMYAAMNPRLLPVRSCTEYATEPDGSMPAMDMTAMNMPPNSGSPIWFSAVNWIGTVGFAVAAVFWACRFVMERRQEATQSRLPGSIGQAMMAAGMAMLFFAMLFPV; translated from the coding sequence ATGATCCATGACCTGATGCTTCGTTGGGTGGTTACCGGCCTGTTCGTGCTGACCGCCGCCGAATGTGGTCTGGCAATCATCGCCAAACGCCGACCGTGGACGTTGATCGTCAACCACGGGTTGCATTTCGCAATGGCCGTTGCGATGGCGGTGATGGCCTGGCCGTGGGGCGCGCGGGTTCCGACGACGGGACCTGCGGTATTTTTCTTGCTGGCGGCCGTGTGGTTTGGGGCGACGGCCGTCGTTGCGGTCCGCGGGACCGCTACGCGTGGACTGTACGGATATCACGGCTTGATGATGCTGGCCACAGCCTGGATGTATGCCGCCATGAATCCTCGTTTGCTCCCTGTCCGCTCGTGCACCGAATACGCCACCGAGCCGGATGGGTCAATGCCGGCTATGGACATGACTGCGATGAACATGCCGCCGAATAGCGGGTCACCCATCTGGTTCAGCGCGGTGAACTGGATCGGTACGGTCGGCTTCGCGGTTGCGGCGGTTTTCTGGGCATGCAGGTTTGTCATGGAGCGGCGGCAGGAGGCGACCCAGTCCAGGTTGCCGGGCAGCATAGGCCAAGCGATGATGGCGGCCGGTATGGCGATGTTGTTCTTCGCCATGCTGTTTCCGGTTTGA
- the vapC9 gene encoding ribonuclease VapC9 (toxin, part of toxin-antitoxin (TA) operon with Rv0959A,contains PIN domain) has protein sequence MIVVDASAALAALLNDGQARQLIAAERLHVPHLVDSEIASGLRRLAQRDRLGAADGRRALQTWRRLAVTRYPVVGLFERIWEIRANLSAYDASYVALAEALNCALVTADLRLSDTGQAQCPITVVPR, from the coding sequence ATGATCGTCGTTGACGCCTCGGCCGCGCTGGCCGCGCTGCTCAACGATGGACAAGCTCGACAATTGATCGCTGCCGAGCGCCTGCATGTCCCGCATCTGGTCGATTCGGAAATCGCGAGCGGGCTCCGCAGGCTAGCGCAGCGGGATCGGCTGGGCGCGGCCGACGGACGGCGGGCCCTCCAAACGTGGCGCCGCCTCGCGGTGACGCGTTATCCGGTGGTGGGCCTTTTCGAGCGTATCTGGGAAATCCGCGCGAACCTGTCGGCATACGACGCCAGCTATGTGGCCTTGGCGGAAGCCCTGAACTGTGCGCTCGTCACAGCGGATCTGCGGCTCAGCGACACCGGCCAAGCCCAGTGTCCGATTACCGTTGTGCCCAGGTAG